A genomic window from Chrysoperla carnea chromosome 3, inChrCarn1.1, whole genome shotgun sequence includes:
- the LOC123296258 gene encoding polycomb protein Sfmbt: MNVYTMPGVSELGMVWMGAGGQSNSNISMGLMPHEASNMMMDHDSPFFASHHSTSNHSTDDMSTHTPKMEMDDLSSMMIDSNDTSSFNLEDFDEDNSTRFMMSTATQTATMSSRKIKPIKHPGLVLKTPIAYQSNTDPSVIPIQKDGMAVCEKCGAIGVKHAFYTRERRFCSMACARGYSGLIPEPLTSSPQQSPEQNNFADYKFKIEPDEDYSGLVPVEPLPQLPTPPTLLTSIEDTMPFVRRKMPELANTYEWNFSDSSFVAAPVSSFPHAPIADIWDNILVGMKVEVENTDSENFSEAFPDSFWVATVLKIIGYKALMRYEGFGTNSSKDFWVSLCSATVHPVGWCATRGKPLIPPKTIEDKYNDWKDFLVKRLTGARTLPSNFYNKVSDSMKSRFRNGLNLEVVDKNRISQVKVAMVHSIVGKRLNVRYHDSVAGDQGFWCHEDSPLIHPVGWARMVGHTLDAPLDYIERINEGIWDEDDATATYFTNIQSGLKNQHYNSGFCVGMKLEAVDPLNLSSICVATVMDVLKYGYIMIRIDTYDVEATGADWFCYHISSPCIFPVGFCEMNSIPLTPPKGYDASTFNWIRYLQETNNIAAPECLFARDIPPHNFKVGMKLEAADLMDPRLVCVATISRVVGRLIKVSFDGWEEEYDQWLDCESPDIYPVGWCQMVGHKLEGPRLPTKPNTVVVKSPKGLKKRGRKKKNKDVPAKPAPPKNKIHQQQNTAHAQPAPPPPPVTHDDMIDIKEEIIIKEEHQEDFTEPETGHEPSGPDQNLPMASDSSQLSAPNERKATSYINNHSLGSTGKYIPRLIDGTGGISDNGELCPAEWNVFDVAQFLRVNDCAAYCDTFSKQKIDGNSLLTLTKDQIINFTGMKVGPSLKIFDLIQQLKIKLNPAHSRLMKAANMKKIL, encoded by the exons gaAATGGACGATTTAAGTTCAATGATGATCGATAGCAATGATACATCGTCGTTCAATTTAGAAGATTTCGATGAAGATAACTCAACTAGATTTATGATGAGTACAGCAACGCAAACAGCTACAATGTCCAGTCGAAAAATTAAACCAATCAAACATCCGGGTCTAGTTTTAAAAACGCCGATTGCATATCAAAGTAATACAGATCCGTCTGTAATACCAATTCAAAAGGATGGCATgg CTGTTTGTGAAAAATGCGGAGCAATCGGAGTCAAACACGCATTTTATACACGGGAACGTCGATTTTGTAGTATGGCATGTGCGCGTGGTTACAGTGGCCTTATACCAGAACCTCTCACCTCATCACCTCAACAATCGCCTGAACAAAACAATTTCGCcgattacaaatttaaaattgaaccaGATGAAGATTACAGTGGCTTAGTACCCGTTGAACCTCTTCCTCAATTACCAACCCCGCCAACATTATTAACTAGTATCGAGGATACAATGCCTTTTGTACGACGTAAAATGCCTGAATTGGCAAATACGTACGAATGGAATTTCTCTGATTCAAGTTTTGTCGCAGCTCCTGTTTCAAGTTTCCCACATGCTCCCATAGCCGATATATGGGATAACATTTTGGTTGGCATGAAAGTTGAAGTTGAGAACACAGatagtgaaaatttttcagaagCTTTTCCCGATTCATTTTGGGTGGcaactgttttaaaaattattggataTAAAGCGTTAATGCGTTACGAAGGTTTTGGGACCAATTCCAGTAAAGATTTTTGGGTTTCATTGTGTTCAGCCACGGTACATCCAGTCGGTTGGTGTGCCACACGTGGCAAACCGCTCATTCCACCAAAAACAATTGAAGATAAATATAATGATTGGAAAGATTTTTTAGTGAAACGTTTAACCGGTGCACGAACTTTACCgtcgaatttttataataaagttagTGATAGCATGAAATCAAGGTTTCGTAACGGGTTAAACTTGGAAGTTGTTGATAAGAATCGTATTTCACAAGTGAAAGTTGCCATGGTTCATAGTATTGTAGGAAAACGTTTAAACGTTCGGTACCACGATAGTGTTGCGGGTGATCAAGGATTTTGGTGCCATGAAGATTCACCGTTGATACATCCTGTAGGTTGGGCTCGCATGGTTGGCCATACTTTAGATGCTCCATTAGATTATATTGAACGAATAAATGAAGGAATTTGGGATGAAGATGATGCTACGGctacatattttacaaatatacagagtggattaaaaaatcaacattataATTCGGGTTTCTGTGTGGGTATGAAATTAGAAGCTGTGGATCCATTGAATTTGTCATCGATTTGTGTGGCCACGGTTATGGATGTTTTAAAATATGGGTATATTATGATTCGAATAGATACTTACGATGTAGAAGCAACTGGAGCCGACTGGTTTTGTTACCATATTAGTTCACCATGTATTTTTCCTGTCGGATTTTGTGAGATGAATAGTATCCCGTTAACACCACCAAAAGG GTATGACGCATCTACGTTTAATTGGATAAGATATCTAcaagaaacaaataatatagCAGCTCCCGAATGTTTATTTGCACGAGATATACCTCCGCATAATTTTAAAGTTGGCATGAAATTAGAAGCAGCAGATTTAATGGATCCGCGATTAGTTTGTGTAGCAACTATATCCCGAGTAGTGGGACGACTTATTAAAGTATCATTTGACGGCTGGGAAGAAGAATATGATCAATGGTTAGATTGTGAAAGTCCTGACATATATCCCGTGGGATGGTGTCAAATGGTTGGTCATAAATTAGAAGGTCCACGATTACCGACCAAACCAAATACAGTTGttgtaaaatcacctaaaggtTTAAAGAAACGTGGacgtaaaaaaaagaataaagatGTGCCCGCAAAACCAGCtccaccaaaaaataaaatacatcaaCAACAAAATACGGCACATGCACAACCGGCGCCGCCACCACCACCTGTAACGCATGACGATATGATTGATATTAAAGAGGAAATCATAATTAAAGAGGAACATCAAGAAGATTTTACTGAACCAGAAACGGGTCATGAACCATCAGGGCCTGATCAAAATTTACCAATGGCTTCGGATTCAAGTCAATTGTCCGCACCAAATGAGAGGAAAGCAACGTCTTATATCAATAAC catTCCCTTGGATCGACTGGTAAATATATACCACGATTGATTGACGGTACGGGTGGAATATCCGATAATGGGGAATTATGTCCGGCAGAATGGAATGTTTTTGATGTTGCACAATTTTTGCGTGTCAATGATTGCGCAGCGTATTGCGATACGTTTAGTAAACAG aaaataGATGGCAATAGTTTGTTGACTTTAACAAaagatcaaataataaattttactggaATGAAAGTGGGtccatcattaaaaatatttgatttaatacaacaattaaaaatcaaattaaatccaGCACATTCACGTTTAATGAAAGCTGCcaatatgaagaaaatattatag